The genomic DNA GCTAACGGTTTGGCGTACAAAGACCTTGAGCGCGATGGCTTTTATATGGTGGTTGCGGAGCTGCACGTCAAGTACCGCAGGCCGGCACTTTACGATGAGCAGTTGGAGCTTGTTACTGAATGCACGAAGGTAACGGCGGCAAAAATCGAACATACGTACAAACTTTACAGGCCGGGCATCGGCCTTTTGCTCTGCGAGGGTTCAAGCATTCTGGCCTGCGTCGAT from Planctomycetaceae bacterium includes the following:
- a CDS encoding acyl-CoA thioesterase, with the translated sequence MEYPEKLTVLSHKITIVPRYCETDQAGVIHHCVYPIYFEMGRTELLRANGLAYKDLERDGFYMVVAELHVKYRRPALYDEQLELVTECTKVTAAKIEHTYKLYRPGIGLLLCEGSSILACVDDNGKPRRVPEFMYPG